Proteins encoded by one window of Chondromyces crocatus:
- a CDS encoding HPF/RaiA family ribosome-associated protein — MNEVQITFRNMSASRGIERLAKEKATRLQQVFQRIQSCHVVVDVTGQRNGKGAVHHVRIDVTVPGAELVTNHEPTGDAHVDAYMAVRDAFDIMRRQLQEHTQKVRGEIKRHATREPTPHSNDESVVAGGMDFSR; from the coding sequence ATGAACGAGGTTCAGATCACGTTTCGCAACATGTCGGCTTCGAGAGGGATCGAGCGGCTGGCGAAGGAGAAGGCCACTCGGCTACAGCAGGTTTTCCAGCGGATTCAGAGCTGCCACGTGGTCGTCGACGTCACGGGCCAGCGGAACGGTAAAGGCGCCGTCCATCACGTGCGCATCGACGTCACGGTCCCGGGCGCCGAGCTGGTCACCAACCATGAGCCCACAGGGGATGCCCACGTGGACGCCTACATGGCGGTGCGGGATGCCTTCGACATCATGCGGCGGCAGCTTCAAGAGCACACGCAGAAGGTGCGCGGAGAGATCAAACGTCACGCCACTCGTGAGCCGACGCCACACAGCAACGACGAGAGCGTCGTCGCCGGTGGGATGGATTTTTCGCGCTAG
- a CDS encoding SIR2 family protein — MDSSTLRDLRTAYDSGQLIAFVGAGVSVGAGLPTWRKLAEILRDRAQERGAEPSALLELDELIQGNQLLDAISAAKHLLRVDFEREVLRSLDDRGIPDVPEAAAAIAALSPRLWSVITTNLDRLLSRAFSGAWDELTDPPGNLAQDKHYILKIHGTLRDARTWVFTRDQYDKAMFASPQLQATIGALYRTHPFLFLGFGLADDNIDLTLGQIRAQSGGQPPTHYALLPKGITGPSRRRKLEDSGVRLIEYPNERGTHAELTQILRWLAGPAAAAVPGAALSSPAMATSAQVPGGGPQPGDLADLSPRVQTSSPGAAASSATTGSTGPLATFICYAPGDADLLKRLEIHLSQVKREKLIAAWHVGQVQVGEEEEAVARERLASAKLILLLISAEFLATEKNDEQIALAMDRHDQRSAHVVPILLRPCDWETSRFAKLQALPRDKTPVAKASDSDEAFTKIVKELRGLIGKLAFAAR; from the coding sequence ATGGACAGCTCGACCCTGCGCGACCTGCGAACCGCCTACGACTCCGGCCAGCTCATCGCCTTCGTCGGGGCTGGTGTCTCCGTCGGAGCCGGCCTGCCGACCTGGCGCAAGCTCGCAGAAATCCTGCGGGATCGCGCCCAGGAGCGGGGCGCAGAGCCGAGCGCGCTCCTGGAACTCGACGAACTCATCCAGGGCAACCAGCTCCTCGACGCCATCTCGGCCGCCAAGCACCTGCTCCGGGTCGACTTCGAGCGCGAGGTCCTGCGCTCCCTCGACGATCGCGGCATCCCTGACGTGCCCGAGGCCGCCGCGGCCATCGCTGCGCTCTCACCACGCCTCTGGTCGGTGATCACCACCAACCTGGACAGGCTCCTTTCACGCGCCTTCTCCGGCGCGTGGGACGAGCTCACCGACCCTCCTGGCAACCTTGCCCAGGACAAGCACTACATCCTGAAGATCCACGGCACCCTCAGGGACGCGCGCACCTGGGTTTTCACCCGTGACCAGTACGACAAGGCCATGTTCGCTTCGCCGCAGCTCCAGGCCACCATCGGCGCGCTCTACCGCACCCATCCCTTTCTCTTCCTGGGCTTCGGCCTGGCCGACGACAACATCGACCTGACCCTGGGCCAGATCCGCGCGCAGTCGGGCGGCCAGCCGCCCACCCACTACGCCCTGCTCCCGAAGGGCATCACGGGCCCATCACGGCGACGCAAGCTGGAAGACTCGGGCGTTCGCCTCATCGAGTACCCGAACGAGCGCGGTACTCATGCCGAGCTCACCCAGATCCTTCGCTGGCTGGCCGGCCCCGCCGCGGCCGCTGTGCCTGGCGCGGCGCTCTCGTCGCCCGCCATGGCCACCTCGGCGCAGGTGCCTGGTGGCGGGCCGCAACCTGGAGACCTCGCGGACCTGTCTCCTCGGGTGCAGACCTCGTCACCTGGAGCCGCTGCCTCGTCCGCGACCACCGGCTCCACGGGGCCCCTCGCGACCTTCATCTGCTATGCGCCCGGCGACGCCGACTTGCTCAAGCGGCTGGAGATCCACCTCTCCCAGGTCAAACGCGAAAAACTGATCGCCGCGTGGCACGTCGGCCAGGTCCAGGTAGGCGAGGAGGAAGAGGCCGTCGCTCGTGAGCGCCTTGCCTCCGCGAAGCTGATCCTCCTCCTGATCAGCGCCGAGTTCCTTGCCACCGAGAAGAACGATGAGCAGATCGCGCTGGCCATGGATCGCCACGATCAGCGCAGCGCGCACGTCGTCCCCATTCTCCTCCGGCCGTGCGACTGGGAGACGAGCCGCTTCGCCAAGCTCCAGGCGCTCCCGCGCGACAAGACGCCCGTTGCCAAGGCGAGCGACTCCGACGAAGCCTTCACGAAGATCGTCAAGGAACTCCGAGGGCTCATCGGGAAGCTCGCCTTCGCGGCGCGGTGA
- a CDS encoding YdcF family protein → MATPLLPRVGLMIPVFRGFALVVCAFTLINAVRAVVSRGASVAWHLFQLPGVPGGADVCLAILAVVLGWSAFGPVRRRAVAVALAVGLLALAALAVQNALTFGGLVRAGTIRSGFPLPLSAGLAGALLLHGGLCLWPRHVRARANVTVSPRAVLTTTAAALAWVGGAVVLHIHAFGLTDYRRPADAIVVFGARAYADGTPSEALAERVLTGVSLYKAGLSPRIVMSGGVDPSGVSEPVVMRELALRAGVPDEAIVLDELGASTEASVTSVGAMAARLGVGRVLAVSHYFHLARIKLLFERSGMRCFTVPADEGATLLRGTPYYVLREVAGLAFYFTLG, encoded by the coding sequence ATGGCCACGCCGCTGCTCCCCCGTGTTGGGCTCATGATCCCGGTGTTCAGGGGGTTTGCGCTGGTCGTGTGCGCGTTCACGCTGATCAACGCCGTGCGCGCGGTCGTTTCTCGCGGGGCGTCGGTGGCCTGGCATCTGTTCCAGCTCCCGGGCGTCCCGGGCGGGGCGGACGTCTGTCTTGCGATCCTCGCCGTGGTGCTGGGGTGGAGCGCGTTCGGGCCGGTCCGGCGGCGCGCGGTGGCCGTGGCGCTCGCGGTGGGCCTGCTGGCGCTCGCAGCGCTCGCCGTGCAGAACGCGTTGACGTTCGGTGGGCTGGTGCGGGCAGGGACGATACGCTCGGGGTTCCCCTTGCCGCTCTCGGCAGGGCTCGCAGGGGCGCTGCTCCTTCATGGGGGGCTCTGTCTGTGGCCTCGGCATGTGCGGGCTCGAGCGAACGTCACCGTGAGCCCTCGGGCGGTGCTCACCACGACCGCAGCCGCGCTGGCGTGGGTGGGGGGGGCGGTGGTGCTGCACATCCACGCCTTCGGGCTGACGGACTACCGTCGCCCTGCGGACGCGATCGTGGTGTTCGGAGCGCGGGCCTACGCCGATGGTACGCCGTCGGAGGCGCTGGCCGAGCGGGTGCTCACGGGGGTTTCGCTGTACAAGGCCGGGCTCTCTCCGCGCATCGTGATGAGCGGAGGCGTCGATCCGAGCGGGGTGAGCGAGCCGGTGGTGATGCGGGAGCTCGCGCTGCGCGCTGGCGTGCCCGACGAGGCGATCGTGCTCGACGAACTCGGGGCGAGCACGGAAGCGAGCGTGACGAGCGTGGGCGCGATGGCGGCGCGGCTGGGCGTGGGGCGCGTGCTCGCGGTGAGCCACTACTTTCATCTCGCGCGGATCAAGCTGCTCTTCGAGCGAAGCGGGATGCGCTGCTTCACGGTCCCAGCGGACGAGGGGGCGACGCTGCTGCGCGGGACGCCGTACTACGTGCTGCGCGAGGTGGCAGGGCTGGCGTTCTACTTCACGCTGGGGTGA
- a CDS encoding FecR domain-containing protein has protein sequence MKRRHVPRIDPLDLRDHATDERVARVWARIEQDLDVRGPATPRRAGFTVALLAAALSAFGGGLLVGRFTNESAPSQSPEVVASQDSPTLSDVIAAGSRERTYPLPGGGEISLTPGSTIELEHGQHGALTLRLVQGEASVDTAGNTRSALLSLVAGDARVSSAAGSVFRVRHNVDDIDVDVSDGAVQLESPLGSRELSRGDSAEGVPIRPRVTSLVAPPRSTAPAPRHARPAPTSAEEPPTEAPTEVSSAQDWRSRYNGGDEPGALSMLRQQSGGIDGAIASARTAKELMDLSDLLRSRGGDQVAAIRALTRVVDAFPGDTKYAEIAAFTLGNMHARLGDQVQAARNYERAGSLAPDGNLAQDSFCKRIGSEFLAGHKDEAIRMAQEYVSKYPDGRCEAVQRINSGGKEEDAEVENEAEPAAPREPSTPAPESSVPAP, from the coding sequence ATGAAGCGTCGACACGTGCCCCGCATCGACCCCCTGGATCTGCGCGACCACGCGACCGACGAGCGCGTCGCGCGCGTCTGGGCACGCATCGAGCAGGACCTCGACGTCCGGGGACCCGCGACGCCGAGGCGCGCAGGCTTCACGGTGGCGCTGCTCGCCGCTGCGCTCTCTGCCTTCGGAGGGGGTCTGCTCGTCGGCCGCTTCACGAACGAGAGTGCCCCGTCGCAGTCCCCCGAGGTGGTGGCGTCGCAAGACTCGCCGACCCTGAGTGACGTGATCGCGGCCGGCTCTCGCGAGCGCACCTATCCGCTCCCGGGGGGCGGTGAAATCTCGCTCACGCCCGGCTCGACCATCGAGCTGGAGCACGGACAGCACGGCGCCCTGACGCTTCGCCTCGTGCAAGGGGAGGCCTCGGTCGACACGGCAGGGAACACGCGCTCGGCCTTGCTCTCGCTCGTCGCGGGGGACGCGCGCGTCTCGAGCGCTGCCGGCAGTGTCTTCCGGGTGCGACACAACGTCGACGACATCGACGTCGACGTCAGCGACGGCGCCGTGCAGCTCGAGTCGCCGCTCGGCTCGCGGGAGCTCAGCCGCGGTGACAGCGCCGAGGGCGTGCCGATCCGACCTCGCGTCACCTCGCTCGTCGCGCCACCTCGCTCGACGGCGCCTGCTCCCCGTCACGCGCGGCCAGCACCGACCTCCGCCGAGGAGCCGCCCACCGAGGCGCCCACTGAAGTGAGCTCCGCGCAGGACTGGCGGTCCCGCTACAACGGGGGCGATGAGCCGGGCGCCCTCTCGATGCTCCGACAGCAGTCGGGTGGCATCGACGGTGCCATCGCCTCCGCGCGGACGGCGAAAGAGCTGATGGATCTCAGCGATCTGCTGCGGAGCCGGGGCGGCGACCAGGTCGCCGCCATCCGCGCCCTGACGCGGGTCGTCGATGCGTTCCCGGGCGACACCAAGTACGCGGAGATCGCAGCCTTCACGCTGGGCAACATGCACGCTCGCCTGGGCGACCAGGTCCAGGCCGCGCGAAACTACGAGCGAGCAGGAAGTCTGGCGCCCGACGGCAATCTGGCTCAGGACTCCTTCTGTAAGCGCATCGGCTCCGAATTTCTTGCAGGCCACAAGGATGAAGCAATCCGGATGGCGCAGGAGTATGTGAGCAAGTATCCGGATGGGCGGTGCGAAGCGGTTCAGCGAATCAACTCGGGCGGGAAGGAAGAGGACGCCGAGGTTGAGAACGAAGCCGAACCTGCCGCTCCTCGAGAGCCTTCGACACCTGCGCCCGAGAGCAGCGTACCGGCGCCGTAG
- a CDS encoding RNA polymerase sigma factor yields the protein MVSRAQRGRLRLVEPSGEFPREGEVTEAALSRLPGEATTEPLKREVALEGARRDTGELEAGVTPGTPTPPPLKSEAPPAGRHGGADTGRAIAELPDAQLVALGQRGDSAALAALYKRHAAFAINLATRIEGSARDVEDIAHDAFLRAFERLSDISDPAAFKSWLGSIVVHKVRSRMRRGRLLNLLGMGRSSEPVDLDALASPDASPHARAQIAQIYALLQTLPADDRIAWILRSVEGHDLDTTARMVGCSLATVKRRITRAQQFLDEHFVDSINPEVV from the coding sequence ATGGTCTCGAGAGCACAGCGAGGGCGCCTGCGCCTGGTCGAACCATCCGGTGAGTTCCCTCGAGAAGGGGAGGTCACGGAGGCGGCGCTGTCTCGTCTCCCAGGAGAAGCGACCACTGAGCCCCTCAAGCGTGAGGTCGCGCTCGAAGGGGCTCGCCGCGACACGGGCGAGCTGGAGGCGGGGGTCACACCGGGCACGCCGACTCCGCCGCCGCTGAAAAGTGAGGCTCCTCCTGCAGGGCGTCATGGAGGCGCTGATACGGGCAGAGCGATAGCCGAACTCCCGGACGCTCAGCTCGTCGCCCTCGGTCAGCGGGGTGACAGCGCCGCTCTCGCCGCGCTCTACAAAAGGCACGCTGCCTTCGCCATCAACCTGGCGACCCGCATCGAAGGGTCGGCGCGCGATGTGGAAGACATCGCGCATGACGCCTTCCTTCGCGCGTTCGAGCGTCTCTCCGACATCTCCGACCCTGCGGCGTTCAAGTCCTGGCTGGGATCGATCGTGGTCCACAAGGTCCGCTCCCGGATGCGCCGTGGCCGGCTCCTCAATCTTCTGGGGATGGGTCGGTCGAGCGAGCCGGTCGATCTGGACGCGCTGGCGAGCCCGGATGCCTCTCCGCACGCGCGCGCTCAGATCGCGCAGATCTACGCACTCCTGCAGACACTGCCGGCCGATGACCGCATCGCGTGGATCCTGCGCTCCGTCGAAGGCCATGATCTCGACACGACGGCGCGCATGGTCGGCTGCTCGCTGGCGACGGTGAAGCGCCGCATCACCCGCGCACAGCAATTCCTCGACGAGCATTTCGTGGACTCGATCAACCCTGAGGTTGTGTGA
- a CDS encoding CoA-binding protein, with product MSRGASKETHGRLVTDQAGILEIAGRARRVAVLGIKTEAQSDQPAFYVAEYLAQVGVEVIPVPVYYPEVKVILGRPVHRRVADVTGPIDIVDVFRRPADIDAHVDDLIAARPAVVWFQSGIRNEAAAARLVGAGIDVVQDSCLMVEHRRARAAH from the coding sequence ATGAGCCGTGGCGCGTCGAAAGAGACTCATGGTCGGTTGGTGACGGACCAGGCAGGGATTCTCGAGATCGCGGGCCGTGCGCGCCGTGTGGCCGTGCTCGGGATCAAGACGGAGGCGCAGTCGGACCAGCCTGCCTTTTATGTTGCCGAGTACCTCGCGCAGGTCGGCGTGGAGGTGATCCCGGTGCCGGTGTACTACCCCGAGGTGAAGGTGATCCTGGGCCGTCCCGTCCACCGACGCGTGGCCGATGTCACGGGGCCCATCGACATCGTCGACGTCTTCCGGCGACCTGCTGACATCGACGCGCATGTCGACGACCTGATCGCTGCCCGCCCTGCAGTGGTCTGGTTTCAGTCCGGCATACGGAACGAGGCTGCGGCAGCGCGACTCGTCGGTGCGGGGATCGACGTGGTGCAGGACAGCTGCCTCATGGTGGAGCACCGGAGAGCCCGAGCCGCACATTGA
- a CDS encoding ATP-binding response regulator has product MVKVLVVDDSAIDRRLAAGFLRRAGMEAVHAEHGAEALERITREAPDIVITDLQMPEMDGLELVEAIRRSHSGMPVVLMTAHGSEDIAVQALRRGAASYVPKRDLANTLVSTVQQILEVARRERQEQILRACLHAAEWHFELDNDIAQIPAVVGHLEQSVVRLGLCDEAMSLQVAVALREVLVNAIYHGNLEVSSALLEHGSHFDELVRQRKSERPYCDRRVRLLARETREEAVYVITDEGPGFDPSTLPDPFDLENLEKPSGRGLLLVRTFMDEVTHNERGNEITLRLRRRDP; this is encoded by the coding sequence ATGGTGAAGGTGCTGGTGGTCGACGACTCCGCGATTGATCGCCGCCTCGCGGCGGGCTTTCTGCGGCGCGCTGGCATGGAGGCCGTTCACGCGGAGCACGGCGCCGAGGCGCTGGAGCGCATCACGCGGGAAGCGCCGGACATCGTGATCACCGATCTCCAGATGCCAGAGATGGACGGCCTCGAGCTGGTCGAGGCGATCCGGCGCAGCCACTCGGGAATGCCCGTGGTTCTCATGACCGCCCACGGAAGCGAGGACATCGCGGTGCAGGCGCTGCGACGGGGCGCCGCCAGCTATGTTCCGAAGCGCGATCTCGCGAACACGCTGGTCTCGACGGTTCAGCAGATCCTGGAGGTGGCGCGCCGCGAGCGGCAAGAGCAGATCCTGCGGGCCTGTCTTCATGCAGCCGAATGGCACTTCGAACTCGACAACGACATCGCCCAGATCCCGGCGGTCGTGGGACACCTGGAACAGAGTGTGGTCCGCCTGGGGTTGTGCGACGAGGCGATGAGCCTGCAAGTCGCGGTGGCCTTGCGCGAGGTGCTGGTGAACGCCATCTACCATGGCAACCTGGAGGTCAGCTCGGCTCTCCTCGAGCATGGGAGCCACTTCGACGAGCTGGTTCGGCAGCGCAAGAGCGAGCGCCCCTACTGCGATCGGCGGGTACGGCTCCTCGCCAGGGAGACGCGCGAGGAGGCGGTCTACGTCATCACCGACGAAGGTCCTGGTTTTGATCCCTCCACGCTCCCCGACCCATTCGATCTCGAGAACCTGGAGAAGCCGAGCGGCCGCGGGCTCCTCCTCGTCCGTACGTTCATGGACGAGGTGACGCACAATGAGCGCGGCAACGAGATCACGCTGCGGCTCCGACGGCGCGATCCGTGA
- a CDS encoding hybrid sensor histidine kinase/response regulator produces the protein MPEASDPSARAVVDSGPIDPPVTSRGPATRVFRAVLLSRRARELVGPAVTAAVALTIALLDKINWHVPNPPAILSMLIVFAAFVGGMRSGLVTAAITSFYLASYYSDSGEPFVYVYNDDNLLRVIVTLVTTPAMAFMAGIAKRRADAMGEESLQREREHSASLRALLERRRQAEEELSRAKEAAETASRAKSEFLASVSHEIRTPMNGIIGMTTLALQTELTREQREFLEMVKVSGEALLSIINEVLDFSKIEAGKMELEPLPFDMSEVVGDAMKTLAFRTHEKGLELAYEIEPEVPEVLIGDALRLRQVLINLVGNAVKFTPVGEVVVRVGVDERLPAERRPARKLAGVDEKDLGDEVMLHVRVSDTGIGIAPEKQQRVFEAFAQADGSTTRKYGGTGLGLTISARLVEMMEGAIWIESEVGRGSTFHFTAKLRAVERPARSLRVPVPSELSGTRVLIADDNATNRAILERMVQGWGAEPVMVDSGAAAIAALEAPQVGNEPPFELLILDAKMPRVDGFGVAERARKLYGPKARMILLLSSAVVHADTARARELGVFTVMTKPVKPSALLEAALQALGIRAPISLQGEERRRAGPKARGLRVLVAEDNIINQKLMRRWLESQSHRVHVVENGRVAVEMLAREHFDVALLDVEMPEMDGLQAARAIRAREKREGGRRVPLIVVTAYAMKGDRERCLAEGFDAYVSKPVQVEELYEAIDHLAAPAQETSHEPAPVISLAGPSSEPGHLIAAQATTGAPVSASPGAAASPASGEGGIPPSTARQEAVSFDREKALSRVGHDEELLQELVEVFLEERPRWMVEVDAALVAGDAKRLQRAAHTVKGSVDNFGATATWSAALRLEQLARAGELGAAPEAAATLHASLGRLATDLRALLTELQGGDAPTTQQREV, from the coding sequence ATGCCCGAGGCCAGCGATCCGTCCGCGCGCGCCGTCGTCGACAGCGGCCCGATCGACCCCCCGGTGACCAGCAGGGGGCCGGCCACCCGTGTCTTTCGTGCCGTGCTCCTGAGCCGCAGGGCGCGAGAGCTGGTCGGCCCCGCGGTGACCGCGGCGGTGGCATTGACGATCGCGCTGCTGGACAAGATCAACTGGCACGTCCCGAATCCGCCCGCGATCCTGTCCATGCTCATCGTGTTCGCTGCGTTCGTCGGCGGGATGCGCAGCGGGCTCGTCACGGCGGCAATCACCAGCTTTTACCTGGCGTCTTATTACTCCGACTCTGGTGAGCCGTTCGTCTACGTCTACAACGACGACAACCTGCTCCGGGTGATCGTGACCCTGGTGACGACACCGGCGATGGCCTTCATGGCCGGCATCGCCAAGCGCCGCGCGGACGCCATGGGCGAAGAGTCGCTCCAGCGAGAGCGCGAGCACTCGGCCAGCCTGCGTGCGCTGCTCGAGCGGCGGAGGCAAGCGGAGGAAGAGCTGTCGCGCGCGAAGGAGGCGGCAGAGACTGCGAGCCGGGCGAAGAGCGAGTTCCTCGCGAGCGTCAGCCACGAGATCCGCACGCCGATGAACGGCATCATCGGCATGACCACGCTCGCCCTCCAGACCGAGCTGACCCGCGAGCAGCGGGAGTTCCTCGAGATGGTCAAGGTCTCGGGCGAGGCGCTGCTCTCGATCATCAACGAGGTCCTCGACTTCTCGAAGATCGAGGCGGGCAAGATGGAGCTCGAGCCGCTGCCCTTCGACATGAGCGAGGTGGTCGGTGACGCGATGAAGACCCTCGCGTTCCGCACGCACGAGAAGGGGCTGGAGCTGGCCTACGAGATCGAGCCCGAGGTGCCGGAGGTGCTGATCGGGGACGCGCTGCGTTTGCGGCAGGTGCTGATCAACCTGGTCGGCAACGCGGTGAAGTTCACCCCCGTGGGCGAGGTGGTGGTGCGGGTCGGTGTCGATGAGCGGCTGCCTGCCGAGCGGCGCCCGGCCCGGAAGCTCGCCGGCGTGGACGAGAAGGACCTCGGCGACGAGGTGATGTTGCACGTCCGCGTCAGCGACACGGGCATCGGGATCGCGCCGGAGAAGCAGCAGCGGGTCTTCGAGGCGTTCGCGCAGGCCGACGGATCGACGACGCGGAAGTACGGGGGGACGGGCCTCGGGCTGACCATCAGCGCGCGCCTCGTGGAGATGATGGAGGGGGCGATCTGGATCGAGAGCGAGGTGGGCCGGGGGAGCACGTTCCACTTCACCGCGAAGCTTCGCGCCGTGGAGCGGCCGGCGCGCTCGCTCCGGGTGCCGGTGCCGTCCGAGCTTTCGGGGACGCGGGTGCTGATTGCCGACGACAACGCGACCAACCGTGCCATCCTGGAGAGGATGGTGCAGGGCTGGGGGGCGGAGCCAGTGATGGTCGACTCCGGCGCTGCCGCGATCGCCGCGCTGGAGGCGCCGCAGGTCGGGAACGAGCCGCCGTTCGAACTCTTGATCCTCGACGCGAAGATGCCGCGGGTGGACGGCTTCGGTGTCGCGGAGAGGGCCCGGAAGCTCTACGGACCCAAGGCGCGCATGATCTTGCTGCTCAGCTCCGCGGTGGTCCACGCGGACACGGCGCGGGCGCGGGAGCTCGGGGTCTTCACGGTGATGACGAAGCCGGTCAAGCCGTCGGCCTTGCTGGAGGCGGCGCTCCAGGCGCTCGGCATCCGGGCGCCGATCTCGCTCCAGGGGGAAGAGCGACGTCGGGCCGGGCCGAAGGCGCGAGGGCTGCGCGTGCTCGTCGCCGAGGACAACATCATCAACCAGAAGCTCATGCGCCGCTGGCTGGAGTCCCAGTCCCATCGGGTCCACGTGGTAGAGAACGGACGGGTCGCGGTGGAGATGCTGGCCAGAGAGCACTTCGACGTGGCACTGCTGGACGTGGAGATGCCCGAGATGGATGGCCTGCAAGCCGCACGCGCCATTCGTGCCCGCGAGAAGCGTGAGGGCGGACGGCGTGTTCCACTCATCGTGGTGACGGCCTACGCCATGAAAGGGGATCGTGAGCGATGCCTGGCCGAGGGCTTCGACGCTTACGTCTCCAAGCCGGTGCAGGTCGAGGAGCTGTACGAGGCCATCGACCACCTCGCCGCGCCAGCCCAGGAGACGAGCCACGAGCCAGCGCCCGTCATCTCCCTCGCCGGGCCTTCTTCCGAGCCTGGCCACCTGATCGCTGCCCAGGCGACGACGGGAGCGCCGGTCAGCGCCTCCCCGGGAGCTGCCGCGAGCCCCGCCTCTGGTGAAGGGGGGATCCCGCCCTCGACCGCACGGCAAGAGGCGGTGTCGTTCGATCGAGAGAAGGCGCTCTCGCGGGTGGGCCATGACGAGGAGCTGCTCCAGGAACTCGTCGAGGTGTTCCTGGAGGAGCGACCTCGCTGGATGGTCGAGGTGGACGCCGCGCTGGTGGCAGGGGACGCCAAGCGTCTTCAGCGCGCTGCTCACACGGTCAAGGGCTCGGTCGACAACTTCGGCGCCACGGCCACCTGGTCGGCGGCGCTCCGGCTGGAGCAGCTCGCGCGGGCCGGAGAGCTCGGCGCCGCTCCGGAAGCCGCCGCGACCCTCCACGCGTCGCTCGGGCGGCTCGCCACCGATCTGCGCGCGCTGCTCACCGAGCTGCAGGGCGGAGACGCGCCGACCACGCAGCAGAGAGAGGTGTGA
- a CDS encoding sugar ABC transporter permease, with product MNRKPSVLESVASHVLLVIAVAFALYPVLWVVSLAFSGERPPEARVFPVPHDPTLAHLEAVVLSSKKVGDETIYLFGRQALNSIVVAVATALVGVLIAIPTSYALARFRFVGKEGGVKALLATQMFPTVASAIPLYLLLDRLGLLNSRTGLVVCYASTSVPFAIFQLRAVFESIPVDLEEAAMVDGATRFQAFLKVALPAARPAIAVTALFAFMSAYNEFILAATLLGKEEMFTLPVLLQSYIGEYDAQWERFAAGALIVSLPVMALFYVAQRHLVSGLTAGGVKG from the coding sequence ATGAACCGCAAGCCGTCGGTGCTGGAGTCCGTCGCGTCGCACGTGCTCCTGGTGATCGCGGTGGCGTTCGCGCTCTACCCGGTGCTCTGGGTGGTCTCGCTGGCGTTTTCAGGGGAGCGGCCGCCGGAGGCGCGGGTGTTCCCCGTGCCGCACGATCCGACGCTGGCGCACCTGGAGGCGGTGGTGCTCAGCTCGAAGAAGGTCGGCGACGAGACGATTTACCTCTTCGGGCGGCAGGCCCTGAACTCGATCGTGGTGGCGGTCGCGACCGCACTGGTCGGGGTGCTCATCGCCATCCCCACCTCGTACGCCCTGGCCCGCTTCCGCTTCGTCGGCAAGGAGGGGGGCGTGAAGGCGCTGCTCGCCACGCAGATGTTCCCGACCGTGGCGAGCGCGATCCCGCTCTACCTGTTGCTCGATCGGCTGGGGCTCCTCAACTCACGGACGGGCCTCGTGGTCTGCTACGCGTCGACCTCGGTCCCCTTCGCGATCTTCCAGCTCCGTGCGGTATTCGAGTCGATCCCGGTGGACCTCGAGGAGGCGGCGATGGTCGACGGGGCGACCCGCTTCCAGGCCTTCCTCAAGGTGGCGCTACCGGCGGCCCGCCCGGCCATCGCGGTGACGGCGCTGTTCGCGTTCATGAGCGCGTACAACGAGTTCATCCTGGCGGCGACGCTGCTCGGCAAGGAGGAGATGTTCACCCTGCCAGTCCTCCTCCAGAGCTACATCGGGGAGTACGACGCGCAGTGGGAGCGGTTCGCGGCCGGGGCGCTGATCGTCTCGCTGCCGGTGATGGCGCTGTTTTACGTGGCGCAGCGCCACCTGGTCTCGGGCCTGACCGCAGGCGGGGTCAAGGGTTAG